A single region of the Gemmatimonas sp. UBA7669 genome encodes:
- a CDS encoding winged helix-turn-helix domain-containing protein: MAIPIALDRVIHERMRLAIVSALAVHESLTFNELKSLLEASDGNVSVHARKLEEAGYVTCDKGFDGRIPRTVYRLTADGRSALERYLAHMEALIKQVGGA, translated from the coding sequence ATGGCCATTCCCATCGCACTCGATCGGGTCATTCACGAGCGCATGCGCCTGGCCATCGTGAGTGCCCTCGCCGTCCACGAATCGTTGACCTTCAACGAGCTCAAGAGTCTACTGGAAGCATCCGACGGCAATGTGTCGGTGCATGCCCGCAAGCTCGAGGAGGCCGGATACGTGACCTGTGACAAGGGGTTCGACGGCCGCATTCCACGCACCGTCTACCGGCTCACCGCCGATGGACGCTCGGCACTCGAGCGCTATCTCGCCCACATGGAAGCCCTCATCAAACAGGTCGGAGGCGCATGA
- the uppS gene encoding polyprenyl diphosphate synthase produces the protein MTPRTLVPSHVAVIMDGNGRWASSRGRPRWMGHARGARTAREVVAHCARLGVDHLSLYAFSSDNWKRPREEVGFLLELFASHLESQLADLLQHGIRLSIFGRRDRLPAALVQAIAHAEARTAHGTRMHLRVAIDYSSRAAIAEAFAQSAVNDSMVTLDAATPAQSLLPPVDLLVRTGGERRLSDFLLWECAYAELAFLDVPFPDLTTEHLDTVFADYAKRERRYGAAPGQTVAVGDDEALAAAVPAARPVAQAQKKL, from the coding sequence ATGACCCCGCGCACGCTGGTGCCATCACACGTGGCCGTCATCATGGACGGCAATGGTCGTTGGGCATCGAGTCGCGGACGGCCGCGCTGGATGGGGCATGCACGCGGCGCGCGCACGGCGCGCGAAGTGGTGGCGCACTGCGCGCGCCTGGGCGTGGACCATCTCTCGCTGTATGCGTTCTCCAGTGACAACTGGAAGCGGCCTCGCGAAGAGGTGGGCTTTCTGCTGGAGCTCTTTGCGTCGCACCTCGAGTCGCAGTTGGCCGACTTGCTGCAGCACGGGATTCGGCTCAGCATCTTCGGGCGGCGCGATCGTTTGCCGGCAGCGCTGGTGCAGGCCATCGCCCACGCCGAGGCGCGCACCGCGCACGGCACCCGCATGCATTTGCGTGTGGCCATTGACTACTCGAGCCGCGCAGCCATTGCCGAGGCCTTCGCGCAGAGCGCTGTGAACGACTCGATGGTCACGTTGGATGCGGCCACACCCGCTCAGTCGCTGCTGCCGCCGGTGGACTTGCTGGTGCGCACAGGCGGCGAGCGTCGTCTGTCAGACTTCCTGCTCTGGGAGTGCGCGTACGCCGAGCTCGCGTTCCTCGACGTGCCGTTCCCCGATCTGACCACCGAACATCTCGATACGGTCTTTGCCGACTACGCGAAGCGCGAGCGGCGTTACGGTGCGGCGCCCGGTCAGACGGTTGCGGTGGGTGATGACGAAGCGCTTGCGGCGGCCGTGCCGGCGGCGCGTCCCGTGGCCCAGGCCCAGAAGAAGTTGTAG
- a CDS encoding NAD(P)/FAD-dependent oxidoreductase, with protein sequence MPPHVIVIGAGAAGTMAAIFAATHGAHTTLIERTRDGGRKILISGGGRCNVLPARLDESRFVTDSSPNTLRKMLRAWPLAEQRAFFENEVGIELEEEVESAKLFPASHRARDVRDGLLALAVRRGVQLRMETTVTDIVPADSQVDGARWAVHTTEDAPLHADAVIVATGGLSVPATGSDGTGLGMLQRLGHVLHPTYAALTPITSNDARFADLSGISFAVTLDARGGGHSASARGGFLFTHRGYSGPAALNVSHVLVRSRQSHTEPPASLRVQWTALDADAWESRLLARDGGSSTRQVNTLLRAELPDRLATVLLTEARVEPTRTLAELTRDERRRLVDTLVQGALPWNGDEGYKKAEVTGGGVSLAEVDPRSMQSKRHAGLFLCGEVLDAFGPIGGYNFFWAWATGRAAGTAAASASSSPTATV encoded by the coding sequence ATGCCCCCACATGTAATCGTCATCGGCGCAGGCGCCGCCGGCACCATGGCCGCCATCTTCGCCGCCACGCACGGCGCGCACACGACACTGATCGAACGCACCCGCGACGGCGGCCGCAAGATCCTCATCAGCGGGGGCGGTCGCTGCAATGTGCTGCCGGCACGCCTCGACGAATCGCGGTTCGTGACGGACTCATCGCCCAACACACTGCGCAAGATGCTGCGCGCCTGGCCGCTGGCCGAGCAGCGGGCGTTCTTCGAGAACGAAGTCGGTATTGAACTCGAGGAGGAGGTCGAATCGGCCAAACTGTTCCCCGCTTCGCACCGCGCGCGCGATGTGCGCGATGGGTTGCTGGCGCTGGCGGTCCGACGCGGCGTGCAGTTGCGCATGGAGACCACGGTCACGGACATCGTGCCGGCGGACTCTCAGGTCGATGGCGCGCGCTGGGCCGTTCACACCACCGAAGATGCCCCCCTGCATGCCGATGCCGTCATCGTGGCCACCGGCGGCTTGTCGGTACCGGCCACCGGAAGCGACGGTACGGGTCTTGGTATGCTCCAGCGCCTCGGCCATGTGCTGCATCCCACCTACGCGGCGCTTACGCCCATCACATCAAACGATGCCCGCTTCGCCGACCTGTCGGGCATTTCGTTCGCGGTGACGCTCGACGCGCGGGGAGGCGGGCATAGCGCGTCGGCACGTGGCGGATTTCTCTTCACCCATCGTGGCTACAGCGGACCAGCCGCACTGAACGTGTCGCACGTCCTGGTGCGTTCGCGTCAGTCACACACGGAACCGCCCGCGTCCCTGCGCGTGCAATGGACCGCGCTCGATGCCGACGCGTGGGAATCGCGCCTGCTTGCACGTGACGGGGGCAGCAGCACACGACAGGTCAACACGCTGTTGCGTGCGGAGTTGCCGGATCGCCTGGCCACCGTGCTGCTGACGGAGGCGCGTGTGGAACCCACACGCACACTCGCCGAGCTCACCCGCGATGAACGGCGTCGCCTTGTCGACACCCTGGTGCAGGGCGCGCTGCCGTGGAACGGCGATGAAGGCTACAAGAAGGCCGAAGTCACCGGAGGCGGCGTTTCATTGGCCGAGGTGGACCCGCGCAGCATGCAGAGCAAGCGTCACGCGGGCCTCTTTCTCTGCGGGGAAGTCCTCGACGCCTTCGGCCCGATCGGTGGCTACAACTTCTTCTGGGCCTGGGCCACGGGACGCGCCGCCGGCACGGCCGCCGCAAGCGCTTCGTCATCACCCACCGCAACCGTCTGA